One genomic window of Geoanaerobacter pelophilus includes the following:
- a CDS encoding CHC2 zinc finger domain-containing protein produces MTVKTVISAAKEFGVPERYAIMRRLAFLQPQIKHLEREIWGAQQRIERSSNPLTKALIASLINDQEKELRPLKLEATALLNHVNGKEARPVAGKITPEMIEQARQYPITSIIDFPKGKHRCCPFHKDSNPSMALYENHVHCFVCNRTWDSISATMELDGVTFREAVLALQT; encoded by the coding sequence ATGACCGTGAAAACCGTCATCTCTGCGGCGAAGGAATTCGGCGTACCGGAACGCTATGCGATCATGCGCCGGCTTGCCTTCCTGCAACCGCAAATCAAACATCTGGAGCGTGAAATATGGGGAGCCCAACAGCGGATCGAACGAAGTTCCAACCCGCTGACAAAGGCTCTTATTGCATCCTTAATCAATGACCAGGAGAAGGAGTTGCGACCTCTGAAGCTGGAGGCAACAGCTCTGCTTAACCATGTCAACGGCAAGGAAGCGCGACCGGTAGCTGGCAAGATCACCCCTGAGATGATAGAGCAGGCCCGGCAGTATCCCATAACCAGCATTATAGACTTCCCCAAAGGAAAACACCGTTGCTGTCCGTTTCACAAAGATAGCAATCCATCCATGGCGCTGTACGAGAATCATGTCCACTGTTTCGTCTGTAACCGGACATGGGATTCCATCAGTGCCACGATGGAACTTGATGGCGTGACCTTTCGGGAGGCCGTGCTGGCGCTCCAGACCTAA
- a CDS encoding DEAD/DEAH box helicase family protein, giving the protein MELTTTINSSFSRTRGNELNKGYYPTFPSDVQTVLRILEPSFGWKSRRYNALKTISVLDPCAGEGEFLTTVTRWLKRRFAASNGSPHEILSYAVELDAGRFARIHGTTQKLNSSFFDVELSGKFNLILLNPPYNKAAGNELVTWMKKTAPLLAYEGVMVLIIPEYELKGRLLDIIQGTFPFAYAFQSEEYARFKQVVVFLAKNQDNSGEYYRQYARFQSWPVANLGDGAVRVKYTVPGKRQTLSLGGSNGSNRPLMTARDLSELYRECEERLDKAAVMVLDRQYPSSYDNSIQPVSTLRTAHAVQLAAMNSQIESVTINGDFFLAKFMVITKTETFKDPENNCETMVCKPTVEAFLMDRHGYVQPAREHGFDYYELNSRLSSVLLQKLSRLYQPLHEIGQDETYLVDELQEIGLLPPQREAVKAVIKAYRSGRRGIGIRANTGTGKTWMAKAVKYLTEAKRTVMVSEPQLIPQLAKEYANEGFNVHVIDSWEALKEFSATRPHGLYLIAYTRLRMHPKYRLCIKSRKTIVKKNGHSSVEYTEVCPSCRSALSEKIRKGDKPKCSDCGEPLFTYIPENDRPVMTYRRWISEIENNGTATEARTHNKQLPYIRLLKRIPFDLAIFDEAHNAANLMSNQGTAFIRLAATAKKVLALTATVTNGMAKSIYNILWGLNPMQMRSAGWEMKSATDFQTKYGAFKTVRKTDEKNRHRESERVTTYDTAGISPAALIFTIPNFVNVDSDDFDDLPPVEREVIKCQAHALVETCHRSIENIIDKADLPPEDLLAAAAVRNAAFLRVSDTFRHFNDELKLRDIPLGTLHRLSLPDGELLLEKEEKLIGIAQGVIDRGERLLVYTGNTQKIDMRPVLKRILRDNVQGASIEILPDSVGPEKLVGWFEQVTAQVVVVSFHRVATGLNLSQFNNLVWYDYTSNTRLAEQGDGRIRRVNTADIHRAQFGEVRPVRYWYLTSSEVQALQLAYTLEKRMVAKLAEGETPDIDPAECSSSQSFSSLMTKALKEGNFNYTDPSSLLKKMTQHENARVRGDNKGEAPIKSNIIHLPITRPEPAPVPPSIAVIHCEDGREVTRDLPFGMYQTLLDAGALEFTLFGVYVRNPAPRRKYA; this is encoded by the coding sequence ATGGAACTTACCACTACCATCAACAGCTCGTTTTCCCGCACCCGGGGGAATGAACTGAACAAAGGGTATTACCCGACCTTTCCATCTGACGTTCAGACGGTTCTCCGTATTCTGGAGCCGTCATTCGGTTGGAAAAGCCGGCGCTACAATGCCCTGAAAACTATCTCCGTCCTTGACCCCTGTGCGGGTGAAGGCGAATTCCTGACCACGGTGACCCGCTGGCTCAAGCGGCGCTTTGCCGCCTCCAACGGTTCACCACACGAAATCCTCTCCTATGCCGTTGAACTGGATGCCGGCAGGTTCGCCAGGATTCACGGAACAACCCAGAAGCTTAACTCGTCGTTCTTCGACGTGGAGCTTTCCGGCAAGTTCAATCTGATTCTGCTGAATCCGCCCTACAACAAGGCCGCCGGCAATGAACTGGTCACCTGGATGAAAAAGACAGCCCCTCTGCTGGCCTATGAAGGAGTGATGGTTCTCATCATTCCCGAGTATGAGCTAAAAGGGAGACTGCTGGACATTATCCAGGGGACATTTCCGTTCGCCTACGCCTTCCAGAGCGAGGAATACGCCCGCTTCAAGCAGGTGGTCGTATTTCTGGCAAAGAACCAGGACAACAGCGGCGAGTATTATCGTCAATACGCTCGATTCCAGAGTTGGCCCGTTGCCAACCTGGGGGATGGAGCGGTACGGGTAAAGTACACCGTGCCGGGCAAACGCCAGACTCTTTCCCTTGGCGGCAGCAATGGCAGCAACCGCCCGCTCATGACGGCCCGCGACCTCTCGGAGTTATACCGGGAGTGCGAGGAGCGGCTTGACAAAGCGGCAGTCATGGTGCTGGACCGGCAGTATCCGTCGTCCTACGACAACAGTATCCAGCCCGTCTCAACCCTGCGAACGGCGCACGCCGTCCAACTTGCGGCTATGAACAGTCAGATCGAATCCGTCACCATCAACGGCGACTTCTTCCTGGCCAAATTCATGGTCATCACTAAAACCGAGACCTTCAAGGACCCGGAGAACAACTGCGAGACGATGGTCTGCAAGCCCACCGTCGAAGCATTTCTGATGGATCGCCATGGGTACGTTCAACCGGCCCGGGAACATGGGTTCGACTATTACGAACTCAACAGCCGTCTCTCATCGGTGCTTCTGCAGAAACTCTCGCGGCTCTACCAGCCCCTCCATGAAATCGGCCAGGACGAAACATACCTGGTTGATGAGCTGCAGGAGATCGGTCTGCTCCCCCCACAACGGGAAGCGGTCAAGGCGGTCATCAAGGCCTATCGCTCAGGCCGCCGGGGCATTGGCATTCGTGCCAACACCGGCACCGGGAAAACATGGATGGCGAAAGCGGTGAAGTACCTCACTGAGGCCAAACGCACGGTGATGGTATCGGAACCGCAGCTCATCCCCCAGTTGGCAAAGGAATACGCCAATGAGGGGTTCAATGTGCATGTCATCGACTCCTGGGAAGCCCTGAAGGAATTTTCTGCAACCAGGCCGCACGGTCTCTACCTGATTGCCTACACACGACTCAGGATGCACCCGAAATACCGGCTCTGCATCAAGAGTCGCAAAACCATCGTCAAGAAGAATGGCCACAGCTCCGTTGAATACACGGAAGTCTGCCCATCATGCCGTTCGGCTCTGTCCGAGAAGATCCGCAAGGGTGACAAACCCAAGTGCTCGGACTGCGGCGAACCGCTCTTTACCTATATCCCTGAAAATGACCGGCCTGTCATGACCTATCGTCGCTGGATCAGCGAGATCGAGAACAACGGTACCGCCACGGAAGCCCGGACACACAACAAGCAGCTTCCGTACATCCGGCTCTTGAAACGGATACCGTTCGACCTCGCCATTTTCGACGAAGCCCACAACGCGGCCAACCTGATGAGCAATCAGGGGACCGCGTTCATCCGGCTTGCCGCAACTGCCAAAAAGGTTCTTGCCCTCACCGCCACCGTAACCAACGGCATGGCAAAATCCATCTACAACATCCTGTGGGGGTTGAATCCAATGCAAATGCGCAGTGCCGGCTGGGAGATGAAGTCAGCCACTGATTTCCAGACCAAGTACGGTGCGTTCAAGACCGTCAGGAAAACCGATGAGAAAAACCGTCACCGTGAATCGGAGCGTGTCACCACCTACGATACGGCTGGTATCTCACCGGCAGCCCTGATCTTTACGATTCCCAACTTCGTCAACGTGGACAGTGACGACTTCGACGACCTGCCACCGGTGGAACGGGAGGTCATCAAGTGCCAGGCACATGCCCTGGTGGAAACCTGTCACCGGAGCATCGAAAACATCATCGACAAGGCAGACCTGCCGCCGGAAGACCTCCTGGCAGCTGCAGCCGTCCGCAATGCCGCGTTCCTGCGCGTCAGCGACACGTTCCGGCACTTCAACGACGAACTGAAACTGCGGGATATTCCGCTCGGCACACTGCACCGGCTGTCACTTCCCGACGGGGAGCTGCTGCTGGAAAAAGAAGAAAAACTGATCGGTATCGCCCAGGGGGTGATCGACCGGGGAGAGCGTCTGCTGGTCTATACCGGCAATACGCAGAAGATCGACATGCGCCCCGTCCTGAAACGCATCCTTCGGGATAACGTGCAGGGCGCCAGCATTGAGATCCTGCCCGACTCGGTAGGACCCGAAAAACTGGTCGGCTGGTTCGAGCAGGTAACGGCCCAGGTCGTTGTCGTCTCCTTCCACCGGGTCGCCACGGGTCTCAACCTATCCCAGTTCAACAACCTCGTCTGGTACGACTACACGTCCAACACCAGACTGGCCGAACAGGGAGACGGCAGAATTCGTCGCGTCAATACCGCTGACATCCACCGGGCCCAGTTCGGGGAAGTCCGTCCCGTCCGTTACTGGTATCTCACCTCTTCGGAAGTCCAGGCACTGCAGCTTGCCTACACCCTGGAGAAGAGGATGGTCGCCAAGCTGGCGGAAGGAGAAACTCCGGACATTGACCCGGCGGAATGCAGCAGCAGCCAGTCGTTTTCATCCCTGATGACAAAGGCGCTCAAGGAGGGGAACTTCAACTACACGGACCCGTCGTCCCTGTTGAAGAAGATGACCCAGCACGAGAATGCCAGAGTCAGGGGAGACAACAAGGGAGAAGCGCCGATCAAAAGCAACATCATCCATCTACCGATCACCAGGCCGGAACCTGCTCCAGTTCCACCATCCATTGCCGTCATCCATTGTGAAGACGGCAGAGAGGTCACTCGGGACCTGCCATTCGGCATGTACCAGACCTTACTGGATGCGGGAGCCCTGGAGTTCACCCTGTTTGGCGTCTATGTGCGTAATCCCGCCCCCAGGCGGAAATACGCCTGA